From a region of the Rhipicephalus microplus isolate Deutch F79 chromosome X, USDA_Rmic, whole genome shotgun sequence genome:
- the LOC119176288 gene encoding E3 ubiquitin-protein ligase MARCHF3, giving the protein MAEGAAATTDMPLQSTPIIGGRCEGGPLARAFSDSFWANPVLRVQVRSAYILPSDNDEDPVPLSPILAATNVTASSGPICRICHEGDHSLPLLSLCLCSGTMGLVHLLCLEHWLSTSGSETCEICHYRFNVERRPRQFCEWVNSVSVRRAFFGDLLCFGLLSPLAFLCGVLCLHGAAHQVLQRRLWEPIGLAVLAFMLFTVYSAWTVLTFRYHYRSWRKWRVANPYIKVVDTPRDPYLTVEPDCKGSKPQDGRGNAVIPTTRMLPHTGRSTLTSGLDSSLELCSPNTVASGSPVWEYRTTRL; this is encoded by the coding sequence ATGGCCGAGGGAGCCGCTGCCACAACCGATATGCCCCTGCAATCAACGCCCATCATCGGCGGACGGTGCGAAGGCGGGCCCCTTGCACGCGCGTTCTCCGACAGCTTCTGGGCGAACCCCGTGCTACGCGTGCAGGTACGTAGCGCGTACATTTTGCCGTCTGACAACGACGAAGACCCGGTCCCGCTCTCGCCGATCCTGGCGGCGACCAACGTGACGGCGAGCAGCGGACCCATCTGCCGCATTTGCCACGAGGGCGACCACAGTCTTCCGCTGCTGTCGCTCTGCCTGTGTTCGGGCACAATGGGTCTGGTGCATTTGCTCTGCCTCGAGCACTGGCTCAGCACAAGTGGTAGCGAGACCTGCGAGATATGCCACTACCGCTTCAACGTTGAGCGTCGGCCCCGGCAATTCTGTGAATGGGTGAACAGTGTCAGCGTGCGCCGCGCCTTCTTCGGCGACCTGCTGTGCTTCGGCCTGCTCTCGCCCTTGGCTTTCCTCTGCGGCGTGCTCTGCCTGCACGGCGCTGCGCACCAGGTTCTACAGCGACGGCTATGGGAACCTATCGGCCTCGCTGTGCTCGCTTTCATGCTTTTCACAGTGTACAGCGCCTGGACTGTGCTCACTTTCCGCTACCACTACCGCAGCTGGAGGAAGTGGCGTGTGGCTAATCCATACATCAAGGTGGTAGACACGCCCCGTGATCCGTACCTCACTGTCGAACCTGACTGCAAGGGGTCTAAACCGCAGGACGGCAGAGGCAACGCCGTCATCCCTACCACCCGCATGCTGCCACACACAGGCAGGAGCACCTTGACCTCTGGTCTCGATTCATCGTTGGAGCTTTGCTCGCCGAACACCGTGGCTTCCGGCAGCCCTGTGTGGGAGTACCGCACTACACGCCTTTGA